Proteins from a genomic interval of Diceros bicornis minor isolate mBicDic1 chromosome 34, mDicBic1.mat.cur, whole genome shotgun sequence:
- the HSPB6 gene encoding heat shock protein beta-6, which translates to MEIPVPVQPSWLRRASAPLPGRLFDQRFGEGLLEAELAALCPAALAPYYLRAPSVALPTAQVPTDSGHFSVLLDVKHFSPEEIAVKVVGEHVEVHARHEERPDEHGYISREFHRRYRLPPGVDPATVTSALSPEGVLSIQAAPAPAQAPLPSPPAAAK; encoded by the exons ATGGAGATCCCCGTGCCTGTGCAGCCGTCGTGGCTGCGCCGCGCCTCGGCCCCCCTGCCCGGGCGCCTCTTCGACCAGCGCTTCGGCGAGGGACTGCTGGAGGCCGAGCTGGCTGCGCTCTGCCCCGCCGCGCTGGCCCCCTACTACCTGCGCGCACCCAGCGTGGCGCTGCCTACCGCCCAG GTGCCGACCGACTCCGGGCATTTCTCGGTGCTTCTGGACGTGAAGCACTTCTCGCCGGAGGAAATCGCCGTCAAGGTGGTTGGCGAACACGTGGAGGTGCATGCGCGCCACGAGGAGCGCCCG GATGAGCACGGATACATCTCGCGCGAGTTCCACCGCCGCTACCGCTTGCCGCCTGGCGTGGATCCTGCCACCGTGACGTCCGCGTTGTCCCCTGAGGGTGTCCTGTCCATCCAGGCCGCACCCGCGCCGGCCCAGGCCCCACTCCCGTCGCCGCCGGCTGCTGCCAAGTAG
- the LIN37 gene encoding protein lin-37 homolog, with the protein MFPVKVKVEKSELEMAKARNQLDAVLQCLLEKSHMDRERLDEEAGKTPSDTHNKDCSIAATGKRPSARFPHQRRKKRREMDDGLAEGGPQRSNTYVIKLFDRSVDLAQFSENTPLYPICRAWMRNSPSVRERERSPSSPLPPLPEDEEGSEISNSKSRDVYKLPPPTAPGPPGDACRSRIPSPLQPETQGTPDDEPSEPEPSPSTLIYRNMQRWKRIRQRWKEASHRNQLRYSESMKILREMYERQ; encoded by the exons AGTTGGAGATGGCCAAGGCCCGGAACCAACTGGATGCCGTTCTGCAGTGTCTGCTGGAGAAGAGTCATATGGACAG GGAACGTCTGGATGAGGAAGCCGGAAAGACCCCCTCGGACACCCACAACAA GGATTGCTCCATCGCGGCCACCGGCAAACG GCCGTCTGCCCGCTTCCCCCACCAgcggaggaagaagaggagggagatGGATGACGGGCTGGCCGAGGGAGGCCCACAGCGATCCA ACACATACGTGATCAAGCTGTTTGACCGGAGCGTGGACTTGGCTCAGTTCAGCGAGAACACGCCACTGTACCCAATCTGCCGGGCCTGGATGCGCAACAGCCCCTCAGTGCGCGAGCGGGAACGCTCGcccagctcgccactgccccctctgcctgaggatgaggag GGTTCAGAGATCAGTAACAGCAAGAGTCGTGATGTGTACAAGCTGCCTCCGCCCACAGCCCCTGGGCCACCTGGAGATGCATGCAGATCCCGAATTCCATCCCCACTGCAGCCCGAGACCCAGGGTACCCCCGATGATGAG CCCTCTGAGCCTGAGCCCTCCCCTTCCACACTCATCTACCGCAACATGCAGCGCTGGAAACGCATCCGCCAGAG GTGGAAGGAGGCATCTCATCGGAACCAGCTTCGTTACTCAGAAAGCATGAAGATCCTACGGGAGATGTACGAGAGACAGTGA